The following are from one region of the Paenibacillus sp. JZ16 genome:
- a CDS encoding beta-galactosidase has translation MINEKLPKMWYGGDYNPEQWDAEAWKEDDRMFKLAGIDVATINVFSWALSQPNEDTYDFAWLDETIERLYRNGVYICLATSTGAHPAWMARKYPDVLRVDYEGRKRKFGGRHNSCPNSPTYRKYAKIMAGKLAERYKDHPAVLIWHVSNEYGGYCYCDNCAAAFRTWLEQRYGTLDAVNKAWNTRFWGHTFYDWEDIVVPNALSEEWSGNRTNFQGISLDYRRFQSDSLLDCYKLERDELKRITPDIPVTTNLMGFYPELDYFKWAKEMDVVSWDNYPSLDTPYSYTAMAHALMRGLKGGQPFMLMEQTPSVQNWQPYNSAKRPGVMRLWSYQAVAHGADTVMFFQLRRSIGACEKYHGAVIEHVGHEHTRVFRECAELGKELQQLGDRILDARSDAKVAIIYDWENRWGIDLSSGPTVALNYVNEVHKYYDALHQLHIQTDMISVEEDFRKYDVVIAPVMYMAKQGFAERVEAFVSQGGTFVTTFFSGIVNENDLVTLGGYPGELRKVMGVWAEEIDALLPGQQNQMVLRGRKGQLEGTYDCGILCDVIHAEGAEVVAEYGSDYYQGMPSLTVNSFGQGKAWYVATSPEPQFLKDLMQTICNDHGIEPVLKAPEGVEVTKRVKEGVEFTFVLNHMPESKLVPLAGETYVDLLTGEEHRDSCEVPARGVMILEKQQG, from the coding sequence ATGATTAACGAAAAGTTACCCAAAATGTGGTATGGCGGCGATTATAACCCCGAGCAATGGGATGCAGAAGCGTGGAAGGAAGATGACCGCATGTTTAAGCTGGCGGGCATCGATGTGGCCACCATCAATGTATTCTCCTGGGCTTTGAGTCAGCCGAATGAGGATACGTACGATTTTGCCTGGCTGGACGAGACGATCGAACGGCTGTATCGGAACGGGGTATATATCTGTCTGGCAACCAGCACAGGGGCCCATCCGGCTTGGATGGCCCGTAAATACCCGGATGTGCTGCGCGTCGACTACGAGGGACGTAAACGCAAATTCGGAGGTCGCCATAACTCCTGCCCAAACAGCCCCACTTACCGTAAATACGCCAAAATCATGGCCGGCAAGCTGGCGGAACGTTATAAGGATCATCCTGCCGTCCTGATCTGGCACGTATCGAACGAATACGGCGGATACTGTTACTGCGATAATTGCGCCGCGGCATTCCGGACTTGGCTCGAGCAGCGCTACGGCACGCTGGATGCCGTGAACAAGGCATGGAATACCCGCTTCTGGGGACATACCTTCTACGACTGGGAAGACATTGTCGTACCTAACGCATTAAGCGAGGAGTGGTCCGGTAATCGAACCAATTTCCAAGGCATATCCCTGGATTACCGCCGTTTCCAGTCGGACAGCCTGCTGGACTGCTATAAGCTGGAGCGGGATGAATTGAAGCGAATCACACCAGATATTCCGGTGACCACGAATCTGATGGGCTTCTATCCCGAGCTGGATTACTTCAAATGGGCCAAAGAGATGGATGTTGTATCCTGGGACAACTACCCGTCTCTGGATACTCCATATAGCTATACGGCCATGGCGCATGCCTTGATGCGGGGACTTAAGGGAGGACAGCCTTTTATGCTCATGGAGCAGACGCCGAGCGTCCAGAACTGGCAGCCGTACAACTCGGCCAAGCGACCTGGGGTTATGCGGTTGTGGAGCTACCAAGCGGTCGCCCATGGCGCGGATACGGTGATGTTCTTCCAGCTGCGCCGTTCGATCGGAGCCTGCGAGAAATATCACGGAGCGGTCATCGAACATGTAGGACATGAACATACCCGCGTATTCCGCGAGTGCGCGGAGCTGGGCAAGGAGCTGCAGCAGCTGGGGGACCGAATCCTGGATGCCCGTTCCGACGCCAAAGTCGCGATCATCTACGACTGGGAGAATCGATGGGGCATTGACCTGTCGAGCGGTCCGACCGTTGCCCTTAATTACGTGAATGAGGTCCATAAATATTATGATGCTCTGCACCAGCTGCATATTCAGACCGATATGATCAGCGTGGAAGAGGACTTCCGGAAGTATGACGTTGTCATCGCACCTGTGATGTATATGGCAAAGCAGGGATTTGCAGAGCGCGTGGAGGCCTTTGTGTCGCAAGGCGGAACCTTTGTGACGACCTTCTTCAGCGGGATCGTGAACGAGAATGATCTGGTGACGCTGGGCGGTTATCCGGGCGAGCTGCGCAAGGTGATGGGAGTTTGGGCCGAGGAGATTGATGCGCTGCTTCCGGGCCAGCAGAATCAGATGGTGCTGCGAGGCCGGAAGGGACAACTGGAGGGCACCTACGACTGCGGCATTCTATGCGACGTGATCCATGCTGAAGGAGCGGAAGTCGTTGCCGAATACGGCTCCGATTACTATCAGGGGATGCCATCGTTAACCGTGAATTCCTTCGGGCAGGGGAAGGCCTGGTATGTGGCCACAAGTCCGGAGCCTCAATTCCTGAAGGACCTGATGCAAACGATATGCAATGACCATGGCATTGAGCCCGTCCTGAAGGCTCCGGAAGGCGTTGAGGTGACAAAACGCGTGAAGGAGGGCGTGGAGTTCACCTTTGTACTTAATCACATGCCGGAGAGCAAACTCGTGCCATTGGCAGGGGAGACCTACGTTGACCTGCTGACAGGAGAGGAGCATCGAGATTCCTGCGAAGTGCCGGCACGCGGAGTCATGATCTTGGAGAAGCAGCAGGGGTAG
- a CDS encoding glycoside hydrolase family 95 protein — translation MWYRKPAAKWEEALPLGNGRLGAMVFGGVQEERIQWNEDTLWSGFPRDTNNYEALRHLASARELIASGKYTEAEQLIEDKMVGRSTESFLPLGDLVIRQSGVGDDWTDYRRELDLDTGIASTHFRAGGSDGRFSREVFISAPDQVAVIRYTTTNAGTIQLEIGLRSPLQHGTCSAEDGSLVLYGHAPTHIAENYRGDHPGAVLYEDGLGIRYEMRLLALTDSGQVTVDDSGIRIHGAGSVTLLIAAATNFEGFDRSPGSGGTDPSGICRRRLQDAMGRGFEELRSRHVQDHQALFRRVDLQLGRSENGRSIEALATDERMEAYREGREDATLEALMFQFGRYLLIASSRPGTQPAHLQGIWNPHVQPPWNSDYTTNINTEMNYWPAETTHLSECHEPLIQMIRELSVSGARTAKIHYGARGWVAHHNVDLWRMASPSDGRAMWAFWPMGGAWLCRHLWEHYQFQPNLEYLRETAYPLMRDAALFCLDWLIEDGKGHLVTSPSTSPENQFLTAEGLPCSVSAGSTMDMAIIRDIFQNCIEASQLLDQDAELREEWRAAAARLLPYAIDAEGKLMEWSEPYPEAEPGHRHVSHLYGLYPGSDITLQDTPQLAEAAYRTLMSRIDHGGGHTGWSCVWLINLFARLQQPDKAYDYVRTLISRSMHPNLLGDHPPFQIDANFGGTAGLVEMLLQSHLGAIQLLPALPKAWAAGAARGLKARGGFIVDMEWSEGILTSARVISTHGRVCRISCSVPLAVKREDGSAVTMDEQGSFETVSGAIYLIKPATSKGSREHD, via the coding sequence TTGTGGTATCGGAAGCCCGCGGCCAAGTGGGAAGAAGCGCTTCCGCTTGGAAACGGCCGTCTTGGCGCCATGGTGTTCGGGGGCGTACAGGAAGAACGCATTCAATGGAATGAAGATACACTTTGGTCCGGGTTTCCCCGGGACACGAATAATTATGAGGCTCTCCGGCATTTGGCATCGGCAAGAGAGCTGATTGCGTCCGGAAAGTATACCGAAGCCGAACAGTTGATTGAGGACAAGATGGTCGGCAGAAGCACGGAGTCCTTTTTACCATTAGGAGATTTGGTTATCAGACAGAGCGGTGTTGGGGATGATTGGACGGACTATAGGCGCGAACTGGATTTGGATACAGGAATTGCATCCACTCACTTTCGAGCCGGTGGCTCCGATGGTCGCTTCAGCAGGGAAGTATTCATCAGTGCGCCTGATCAGGTAGCGGTTATTCGTTATACGACCACGAACGCTGGAACCATCCAATTGGAGATCGGGCTTCGTTCACCGCTGCAGCATGGTACCTGCAGCGCAGAAGACGGATCCTTGGTGTTGTACGGACACGCTCCCACCCATATCGCTGAGAATTACAGAGGTGATCACCCCGGGGCGGTGCTCTATGAAGACGGGCTTGGCATACGGTATGAAATGAGGCTGCTGGCCTTAACGGATAGCGGGCAGGTTACGGTGGATGACAGCGGTATACGTATTCACGGCGCAGGCTCGGTCACGCTGCTGATTGCGGCTGCCACGAATTTTGAAGGCTTCGATCGCTCTCCGGGTTCTGGAGGAACCGATCCGTCCGGTATATGCAGGAGAAGGCTTCAGGACGCGATGGGGCGTGGCTTTGAAGAATTGCGCTCACGGCATGTCCAAGACCATCAAGCCTTGTTCAGACGCGTGGACCTTCAGCTTGGCCGTTCAGAGAATGGACGTTCCATAGAAGCTTTAGCCACCGATGAGCGGATGGAAGCGTACCGGGAAGGACGGGAGGATGCAACTCTCGAGGCGCTGATGTTTCAATTCGGAAGGTATTTGCTCATTGCCAGCTCTCGGCCAGGTACACAGCCAGCACATCTGCAGGGCATATGGAATCCGCATGTACAGCCGCCATGGAACAGCGATTATACAACGAATATCAATACGGAGATGAACTACTGGCCCGCAGAGACGACGCATCTGAGCGAGTGTCATGAGCCGCTGATCCAGATGATCCGGGAGCTTAGCGTAAGCGGTGCCCGGACGGCGAAAATTCATTACGGCGCCCGTGGATGGGTTGCCCACCATAACGTGGATCTGTGGCGAATGGCCAGCCCGAGCGATGGCAGGGCCATGTGGGCTTTCTGGCCAATGGGCGGCGCATGGCTGTGCCGGCATCTATGGGAGCATTACCAATTCCAGCCGAATCTTGAATACTTGCGAGAAACGGCTTATCCGCTGATGAGGGATGCGGCATTGTTTTGCCTGGATTGGCTTATTGAAGACGGGAAAGGGCATCTCGTGACCAGCCCGTCGACATCGCCCGAGAATCAGTTCCTTACCGCGGAAGGCCTGCCTTGCAGCGTGTCGGCAGGCTCCACTATGGACATGGCCATCATCCGGGATATATTCCAGAATTGTATTGAAGCATCGCAGCTGCTGGACCAGGATGCCGAGCTGCGGGAGGAGTGGAGGGCAGCGGCAGCGAGGCTGCTGCCTTACGCCATTGATGCCGAGGGCAAACTCATGGAATGGAGCGAGCCTTACCCGGAAGCGGAGCCCGGACATCGGCACGTATCGCATTTGTATGGGCTGTACCCCGGCTCCGACATTACCCTTCAGGATACGCCGCAGCTTGCGGAAGCCGCTTATCGTACGCTGATGTCGCGGATCGACCATGGAGGAGGGCATACGGGGTGGAGCTGTGTATGGCTGATCAACCTGTTTGCCCGGCTACAGCAGCCGGACAAGGCGTATGATTATGTCCGGACGCTGATTTCCCGTTCCATGCATCCTAATCTGCTTGGGGACCATCCTCCCTTCCAGATCGATGCGAATTTTGGAGGTACGGCCGGACTTGTGGAAATGCTGCTCCAGAGCCACTTGGGTGCTATTCAGCTGCTGCCGGCGCTGCCGAAAGCGTGGGCAGCAGGAGCCGCAAGAGGATTAAAGGCTCGCGGCGGGTTTATTGTGGACATGGAATGGAGCGAAGGCATCCTAACGTCTGCGCGCGTAATCTCTACGCATGGCCGAGTCTGTAGAATTAGCTGTTCCGTGCCTCTCGCCGTTAAAAGGGAAGACGGAAGTGCGGTGACGATGGATGAGCAGGGCTCATTTGAAACGGTCAGCGGGGCGATATACCTGATCAAGCCAGCGACTTCCAAAGGCAGCCGCGAACACGATTGA
- a CDS encoding ABC transporter substrate-binding protein: MKHKKRLSLLLAIMMMATFVLAACGNGDSNNSANGGEEGSSGNDTQQEEKLEPMTMTYYSADSNANWANMQDAVGKKLTEKTGITIQAEYAVDGSNQKLPLMVASGEYPDLVFAKGDANLFVDSGAFIDLTDLIEEHAPNIKKVYGEYMSRLKWSNEDEAIYVLPTLAAVDHQALDAGGTFQIQHEVLKELGYPELKTVKDYENALKEYAEKHPTIDGQPTIPLTLNADGWRIMISVTNPAFIATGVSDDGEYYIDPETTEAKLHYKRPEEKEYFRWLNHMNAEGLLDKETFVQKTDQYEAKISSGRVLGVIDQEWGFGNATNALRSSGKENRTYARFPIQLDESTKDATFQDTGYVAGWGVGITTSAKDPVRIIKFLDYLASEEGQVLMNWGIEGEHYNVVDGKRVIPEDVQERKTYDNANFTKETGIGLYNAMFPRYGDGVKDSTDNYYTTNFPETIIENYTPSAKETLKAYGAEMWKDLWPKQEEFEVKPWGVAYNIPVPSDSNINITYKKVEEITRKRIPEVILADPAKFDALYDQFIKELNDAGAEKMEQEYTELVRERVELWNN; the protein is encoded by the coding sequence ATGAAACATAAGAAGAGATTGTCGCTGCTGCTCGCGATCATGATGATGGCCACATTCGTTCTGGCGGCATGCGGCAACGGCGACAGCAACAATAGCGCAAACGGCGGCGAAGAAGGAAGCAGCGGCAACGATACGCAGCAGGAAGAGAAGCTCGAGCCGATGACCATGACGTATTACAGCGCGGATTCCAATGCAAACTGGGCCAACATGCAGGACGCGGTCGGCAAGAAGCTGACCGAGAAAACCGGCATTACGATCCAGGCCGAATACGCGGTGGACGGCTCCAATCAGAAGCTCCCGCTGATGGTGGCGAGCGGGGAATATCCGGACTTGGTATTTGCCAAGGGTGACGCCAATTTGTTTGTGGATTCCGGAGCGTTTATTGATCTGACAGATCTGATCGAAGAGCATGCGCCGAATATCAAGAAGGTGTATGGAGAATATATGAGCCGTCTGAAATGGAGCAATGAGGATGAGGCCATCTATGTCCTCCCGACACTTGCAGCGGTGGACCATCAGGCCCTTGATGCTGGCGGCACGTTCCAGATCCAGCATGAAGTGCTGAAAGAACTCGGTTACCCTGAACTGAAAACGGTGAAGGATTATGAGAACGCACTGAAAGAGTATGCCGAGAAACACCCGACCATTGACGGCCAGCCGACGATTCCGCTGACGTTGAATGCGGACGGATGGAGAATCATGATCTCGGTAACAAACCCGGCGTTTATCGCGACAGGCGTATCGGATGACGGCGAGTACTATATCGACCCGGAAACAACCGAGGCGAAGCTTCATTACAAGCGGCCGGAAGAGAAGGAATACTTCCGCTGGCTGAATCATATGAACGCCGAGGGCTTGTTGGATAAAGAAACGTTCGTGCAGAAGACGGACCAATACGAAGCTAAAATCTCCTCTGGCCGTGTTCTTGGCGTCATCGATCAGGAGTGGGGCTTCGGCAATGCAACCAACGCGCTAAGATCTTCCGGTAAGGAAAACCGCACCTATGCGAGATTCCCGATCCAACTGGATGAGTCGACCAAGGATGCAACATTCCAAGACACGGGTTACGTCGCCGGATGGGGCGTAGGCATTACGACATCCGCGAAGGATCCGGTTCGAATCATCAAGTTCCTGGATTATCTGGCTTCCGAAGAAGGGCAAGTTTTGATGAATTGGGGAATCGAAGGCGAGCATTACAACGTGGTGGACGGCAAGCGCGTCATTCCGGAAGATGTCCAAGAGCGCAAAACCTATGACAACGCCAACTTCACCAAGGAAACAGGAATCGGCTTGTACAACGCCATGTTCCCTCGTTACGGCGACGGCGTGAAGGATTCGACGGACAATTATTACACAACGAACTTCCCGGAGACGATCATAGAGAACTATACGCCATCCGCGAAGGAAACGCTGAAAGCGTACGGCGCGGAAATGTGGAAAGACCTGTGGCCGAAACAAGAAGAATTTGAAGTGAAGCCGTGGGGCGTTGCTTACAACATTCCGGTACCGAGCGACTCCAATATCAATATCACGTACAAAAAGGTGGAAGAGATTACCCGGAAGCGGATTCCGGAAGTCATTCTTGCCGATCCTGCGAAATTCGATGCGCTGTATGATCAGTTCATCAAAGAACTGAATGATGCCGGCGCCGAGAAGATGGAGCAGGAATACACCGAATTGGTACGCGAACGCGTGGAACTCTGGAATAATTAA
- a CDS encoding carbohydrate ABC transporter permease, which yields MARTKTAFKPTLSDRVFDIVNFTFMTLVMIVTLYPFLNVLAISLNDSVDTVRGGIYLWPREFTLENYVQIFKYDGLITGAKITILRTLAGTFLGLLSGTMLGYVLSRVDFQGRKFMSTFLALTMYFSGGMIPVFILIRDLNMMNSFLVYIIPGMVSAFNVFVIRSFIDSLPYSLQESAKLDGANDFTIYYKIILPLCKPVLATIALFLAVGQWNSWFDTYLYNGNAPHLTTLQFELMKVLQSTQGQTSGMMSGQNMADIVKQVSPESIKMAITIVVTVPILLVYPFLQRYFVKGMTLGAVKS from the coding sequence ATGGCACGAACTAAAACAGCATTCAAGCCCACGCTCTCCGACCGCGTGTTTGATATTGTTAACTTTACTTTTATGACACTGGTCATGATCGTTACTCTGTATCCGTTCCTGAATGTTCTTGCGATATCATTGAACGATTCCGTAGATACAGTACGTGGGGGGATCTATCTCTGGCCGCGGGAGTTTACGCTTGAGAATTACGTGCAGATCTTCAAATACGACGGTTTGATTACAGGGGCCAAAATTACGATTCTCCGTACGCTGGCAGGAACATTCTTGGGCTTGTTAAGCGGCACAATGCTGGGCTACGTCCTCAGCAGGGTGGACTTTCAGGGAAGAAAGTTCATGTCGACCTTTCTTGCGCTGACGATGTACTTCTCCGGCGGAATGATTCCAGTGTTCATTCTGATCCGCGACCTGAACATGATGAATTCGTTTCTGGTCTACATCATTCCGGGAATGGTAAGCGCGTTCAACGTATTCGTTATCCGGTCTTTCATCGACAGCCTGCCTTATTCGCTGCAGGAATCGGCTAAGCTTGACGGGGCCAACGATTTCACGATCTATTACAAAATCATTCTTCCGCTCTGTAAGCCCGTACTGGCTACCATCGCCTTGTTCCTGGCCGTCGGGCAGTGGAACTCATGGTTCGATACGTATCTCTATAACGGCAACGCACCCCATCTCACGACGCTTCAATTCGAGCTGATGAAGGTGCTTCAGAGCACGCAGGGACAAACCAGCGGCATGATGTCGGGGCAGAACATGGCCGATATCGTGAAGCAGGTGTCGCCGGAATCGATCAAAATGGCGATCACGATTGTTGTTACGGTTCCCATATTGCTCGTCTATCCGTTCCTGCAGCGGTATTTTGTGAAAGGCATGACGCTTGGAGCCGTAAAAAGCTAA
- a CDS encoding ABC transporter permease, protein MKAVTKTEGSIQPAAKKKKGFWATFKEQKVLYGMSLPFIVIVFIFSYLPVWGWLMAFQNYKPGKGIFEQKWVGLDHFAALFADDKFYLVLRNTLAMSFMGLIVGFTIPILFAVLLNELRGSVFKRTVQTISYLPHFVSWVVVAGIVTKMLSTDGGAVNQLLMWLGLIDQPIQFMAQGNLFWYIVTGSDIWKEMGWSAIIYLAAISGIDQEQFEAAKVDGASRLRQIWHITLPSIAPTIAILMIMSIGHLISIGFEKQFLLGNPLVVDYSQVLDLYALNYGLGMGRFSFGTAIGMFNSIVSILLLLIANGVFKKFTKQSIM, encoded by the coding sequence TTGAAAGCGGTAACAAAGACAGAAGGTAGCATCCAACCTGCCGCAAAGAAAAAGAAAGGCTTTTGGGCCACTTTCAAAGAGCAGAAAGTACTGTACGGAATGTCGCTTCCATTCATCGTCATTGTATTCATTTTCAGCTACTTGCCGGTGTGGGGCTGGTTGATGGCATTCCAGAATTACAAGCCAGGCAAAGGGATATTCGAGCAAAAATGGGTGGGCCTGGACCATTTCGCAGCACTTTTCGCGGACGATAAGTTTTATCTGGTGTTGCGGAATACACTCGCCATGAGTTTCATGGGATTGATCGTTGGGTTCACGATTCCGATCCTATTCGCAGTCTTGTTGAATGAGCTTCGTGGAAGCGTATTCAAGAGGACCGTACAGACGATATCTTATCTGCCTCATTTTGTGTCCTGGGTCGTGGTTGCCGGTATCGTGACCAAAATGCTGTCCACAGATGGAGGCGCTGTCAATCAGCTGCTGATGTGGCTGGGGTTGATTGATCAGCCCATACAGTTCATGGCTCAGGGGAACCTGTTCTGGTACATCGTAACGGGCTCCGATATATGGAAGGAAATGGGCTGGAGCGCGATCATTTATTTGGCAGCGATTTCAGGCATTGATCAGGAGCAATTCGAAGCAGCCAAGGTTGACGGCGCGAGCCGACTTCGCCAAATATGGCATATTACGCTGCCAAGCATCGCCCCTACGATTGCAATTCTAATGATCATGTCCATCGGACATCTGATCAGCATCGGCTTCGAGAAGCAGTTCTTGCTGGGTAACCCGCTGGTGGTGGATTATTCCCAGGTGCTGGATCTGTATGCGCTGAATTATGGCCTTGGGATGGGGCGTTTCTCATTCGGTACGGCCATCGGGATGTTCAACTCCATTGTGAGTATCCTCTTGTTGCTGATCGCTAACGGCGTATTCAAAAAATTCACGAAGCAATCGATTATGTAG
- a CDS encoding response regulator transcription factor, with amino-acid sequence MMKVLIVDDEPKLREGLKSIVPWTELGYQVVGTAANGSEALEKHGMYDLDLMLIDIRMPGMDGLQLIEAIRSLDSEIHLLILSGYADFDYAKRAMSHRVDGYLLKPVDEDELSMYLLQIKEAVEQEQERKALNRAASDMNREQFIQTWFSPEGNPDPSALRNMAERSGLLWNHYQVLLVHRNGYDESVEGVDDRLKNQLIKAFEENGHGAVFSMHGQLGVLMHTPVLTAGGRKELLQLVEEAASRAGTSITASLGRQVHRLEDVADSYRCAKERIRERFFYAPGELLFPESERFAGSITDEERQPYDPERLMEQLYYAVDVGNVEVQRKLLHAAAYAMVNEDYTEERMKSAFVELLTGVHNKLMQHHAELQSRTKEYSDRIAAIFRQRTAYDLCRHSSQFLEELIWQAGNGGRDQEMKRIMDLIQRNYNENLKLETLASVFNYNSAYLGKMFKNTTGEYFNTYLDKVRIDKAKDYLKQGMKVYQVAEKVGYTNVDYFHSKFKKYVGTSPSNFRKELDL; translated from the coding sequence ATGATGAAAGTGTTAATCGTGGATGACGAACCCAAGCTGCGCGAAGGGCTGAAGAGCATTGTGCCATGGACCGAGCTTGGGTATCAGGTTGTTGGAACCGCAGCGAACGGGAGCGAAGCGCTGGAGAAGCACGGGATGTACGACCTGGATTTGATGTTAATTGATATCCGAATGCCGGGAATGGACGGATTGCAGCTGATCGAAGCCATCCGAAGCCTGGATTCCGAGATCCATCTGCTCATCCTGAGCGGATATGCCGATTTTGATTATGCCAAGCGGGCGATGTCCCACCGCGTGGACGGATACCTTTTGAAGCCGGTGGATGAGGACGAGCTGAGCATGTATTTGCTTCAGATTAAAGAAGCCGTCGAGCAGGAACAGGAGAGGAAGGCACTGAATAGAGCAGCCTCGGATATGAACCGCGAGCAGTTCATTCAGACATGGTTCAGCCCGGAGGGCAATCCCGATCCGTCAGCTTTACGGAATATGGCCGAGCGGTCGGGACTGTTATGGAACCATTACCAAGTGCTGCTTGTTCATCGTAACGGCTACGATGAATCCGTTGAGGGGGTCGACGATCGGTTGAAAAATCAGCTGATTAAAGCTTTTGAAGAGAACGGCCACGGCGCGGTCTTTTCCATGCATGGACAGCTCGGCGTCCTAATGCATACGCCGGTCTTGACGGCAGGTGGGCGTAAAGAATTGCTGCAGTTGGTGGAGGAAGCCGCAAGTCGGGCTGGCACGTCGATAACGGCCTCTTTGGGCCGTCAGGTCCACCGTTTGGAAGATGTGGCGGATTCGTACCGTTGTGCCAAGGAACGGATTCGCGAACGCTTCTTCTATGCTCCCGGCGAGTTGTTATTCCCTGAATCCGAGCGGTTTGCCGGCAGCATAACGGATGAAGAACGGCAGCCCTATGATCCGGAGCGGCTGATGGAACAGCTCTATTACGCCGTGGATGTGGGCAATGTGGAGGTGCAGCGGAAGCTGCTGCATGCTGCAGCGTATGCCATGGTGAATGAAGATTACACGGAGGAAAGGATGAAAAGCGCCTTCGTGGAACTTCTGACCGGGGTGCACAACAAGCTGATGCAGCATCACGCCGAGCTGCAGTCCCGCACGAAGGAATACTCGGATCGGATTGCGGCGATATTCCGCCAGCGCACGGCCTATGATTTGTGCCGCCATTCGTCCCAATTCCTGGAGGAGCTGATCTGGCAGGCGGGCAATGGCGGACGGGATCAGGAGATGAAGCGGATCATGGATCTGATTCAGCGTAATTATAATGAGAATCTTAAACTGGAAACACTAGCCTCCGTATTTAATTACAACAGCGCCTACCTGGGGAAGATGTTCAAAAATACAACCGGAGAATACTTCAATACGTACCTCGATAAGGTCCGGATCGACAAAGCCAAGGATTATTTGAAGCAGGGCATGAAGGTGTATCAGGTTGCGGAGAAGGTCGGGTATACGAATGTCGACTATTTTCATAGCAAGTTTAAAAAATACGTCGGTACCTCTCCATCCAATTTCCGTAAGGAGCTGGACCTGTAA